The DNA segment AACAGCGCTTTCATGAAAATACTGACAAGATGACAGTTTATCTAGTTGCATATTGTGGTTAAATGTCAACACATCTCTTTCCCTAATCTTCTCTTCTCCTCTGCAGTgtatttcctcctcttcctcctccccccTCATGCCCTGGCCCTGTGGGCCTGCACTCGCTCTTGTCCTCCAAGCTGCACATGTACTCAGGAGAAGAGCTGCAGCATCCTGTGTGACCACGTCAGCATGATGGACCTGCCCAAAGAGTTCCCCTGCGAGGCGGCCTCCATCAACCTGGACAAGAACAGCATCAAGTTTCTGTCCGAGCGAGCCTTTGGCACCCTGCCTTCGCTCAAGACGCTCTCGCTCAACCACAACAACATCTCCTTCATCACGCCGGGAGCATTTAAAGGGCTGCCCAACTTGCTGGAGCTCAAGTTGGCCCACAACGAGTACATCCGCTACCTGCACACTCGCTCCTTCACGGCACTCAAGCGCCTGGTGCGTCTGGACCTCTCCGACTGTAACCTGTTCAGCATGCCAGACCGCATCTTCCTGGAGCAGATCTCCCTGAAGGAACTGCTGTGCTTCCAGAACAACTTTCGACGGGTTCCCGGTGCCCTAAGGGGGATGGAAAACCTCACACACGTTTACTTGGAGCGAAACAAGATCGAAGCGGTGGCCTACAACTCTTTGTTGGGCCTAACCAACCTCAAGTACCTGAACTTACAGGAGAATCGCATAAACGTGATCCACGACGAGGCCTTCAAAGATCTAGTGCGTCTGGAGAACTTCTACCTGAACGATAATCTGTTAGTCGACTTGCCCCAGCAGGCTTTCAAGGGCTTAAGCAACTTAAAAATGTTGAATCTGGGTGGGAACATGTTGACCAATGTCTCCAAAGCATGGTTCAGTGACCTGGTGGAGCTGGAGGTGCTGTACCTGGACCGAAACCGGCTGTCCTATATCGAGGAGGGAGCCTTTGAGAACTTGACGAGCCTCATCACGCTGCACCTCAACAGCAACAACCTGACATCTCTACCCTTCTCCGTCTTCCAGCCCATCTATTTAATCGGCCGCCTGTATCTGTTTCGAAACCCCTGGGAGTGTACCTGTGACCTGGAGTGGTTGAGGGAGTGGATGGAGAGTTATAAGTTGGTGAGGGACATTCCTTGTGCATCTCCGTCTTCTGTGGCCGGCCTGGACCTGAGTGAAGTTGTCTTCGCTCACCTGAACGGCACCTGTCTGGATCCCCCGGAGCTCAACCTGACCACAACTCTTCCCGAGAATTCCACCGTGGAGAACAAGTTCAACAGCTTCATCTCCAAACTTCTAGAGCAGGAACTGAGGGAGGAGATGGTCAACATCACGGATGGTCTGAGGAACGGCACCCAGCAGGACCCTGCCGAGAGTCAGGTTTCTTCTGGACGTGGACTGTTTGGAGCTCCTCGGTCTGTGTTTCTTCTTGTGATTCTTATTCAAGTCCAGACTGACTGCATTAATGCCTCTTGAGAGTCTGGTGAATAGCGAAAGGGATTGAAGCGCATCCAAGAGTGGAAGTAATTTTCCAGTATGGGAAATGTTTGGGTTTGGGTCCGTGATGAGACGTTTGATCTATCTTGCCAGAAGCGGTGGGTTTTCTCATGTTGAAAATGAAATTCTGGCAGATATCATGGAGTTGGAGATGATCATCTCTTTAAAGAAATGGAAACTGGTTTTGAAGGGAAAGGAGCATGTTTTAAGCAAACAAGACTGTGAAggacttttgtttgttttgccagTGCAAAGGATTGATTGAAGTATAACTGAAGGCCATTTTGTGAGAAATGCAACTAGAGGCGCAAATgtttttatatcattatattttgatctagatttGATTGCAGACATCTTAACGCATCTATAGTATGAATACATTTGTACATGTTGTGTTGCGTAACTTTGTAACATTTGTTGTGTAGGAGATTTATCTGATTAAGCTTCTTGCTATCATTTCACCAGATGGCATAACACACTGTCCTCTTTTGTTTGGTTCATTGAACTGGGTAAGTTTCCAGTACTGGAAAATGCATTAGTCCTCCTATTCCATAAAGCTTAAGTGCACTCGGCAACGTAAGCTACTTCATATTGTAACTAAATGGATTGGCTATATCATGGTGTTTTACTGTTATGATCATATATCTTCACGATACCGAGCACAGTGTGCACAGAAGGATGATGTCATACACGACAGATGATGACAGCAGTTTATGAGCTACTAAATATATGAGATTTGTTTAAGAGACCTAGTTATTGTGCTTTAACACTGATTTTTGTTCATGTGTGATTGAGATACTTTGAATAAATACCATTACAAAAACACTCAATAAAATGACTCCTAGGTGCAAAGTTTTTTAAAGAGTGCTGTTAAATCTCTGATGTGTTAAACTGGCAGCATTCGCCTTCGACTCTCAAAATAACAGTGTTTAGAGTCAAATCTAAATGTCAAGATAAACTTATCTCAGAATATGCTTTCATAAAGTTTAGCTCCTGTTTGGAAAAAGTATGCTCTCATGGTACTGCAGCGGTTACTAATGCAGGTTATTAATAATTGGTTAATAATTGTCAGGTTATTTACTTAAAACAAATAATggtacattattatatattttttttcttccagattTAAAGTCTATTTTTCTATTTGTGGTGTAACTATTTAAATTCATCAACTGGGATGGCAGCATTTCAACCCCCTGTTCTTGACTGTGGCACAAACAATGATGAGAAGCAGCTCTCTTCAGGAGGAACACAGTTTGTTAGTGAGCAGGAGACGACGACATACCCCGACCCAGCTAGAGGAAGGTGATGCCAAGTGCCCTTTAGTTGTGCCTCCTGGAATCTGAATATAAATAAATCCTGCTTCTTTAAGTGACCCTGAAGCACACAAGTAGCatgggtgtatttgtagcaatagccaacaatacactgtatggctcaaaaagacaaaaatcattatgataccaagtaaagatcatgttccatgaagatattttgtaaatttcccactgtaaatatatctaaacctaatttttgattagtaatatgcattgctaaggacttcatttaaacaactttaaaggAGATTCATTTcatctcaatatttagattatttttaaaccctcagatgatgtataaatctcaatttcaaaaaaatgCACCCTTATCTTATGACTGGTTCTGTGGTGCAGGGTCACATTTAAAGGTTTATATTTACCTCTATGACAgtaccaaaatactttttttttttatcttatgaattattttattcagcagtgatgcattaaattgctaaaagtgacagtaatgacatttataatctaattttatatctatatctatatatagagagagatagatagatagctttgTATTCTTTAAAGAATTCttcaattttgtttaaaaattctcCTTAACAGGAATAATTGagatgtttaaaaatattaaaataaagttatattaaattgtagtaatattccacaatattacagttttactgttctCTGATtacataaacgcagccttggtgagcataagagacttcaaataaaaatcttgaaagtTAGCGTCGATTAAGAGGAAACTTTACCCACGTATCAGTGCACTAGCTCTCAGTTTCTATTGCATACAGAAGTATGTGTGATACACAGCACCAGCGGTCGCTCTCAGACACATAACTGGGCACTGATCCCGGCTGCAGTCACACAGAGTCGACCTGCCACAGCTGCTgggaaaaatacacaaaaactcaaCGGTAGAAGAGGAACCAAAAGTTTTCTATAGGCCCCTCACACAGAGAGGCCAAGCAAAAGAGCTGAGCTGGATGAGCAACACAGAGCAGAAGAGACAAAGGAAATCTTCACCACATAaaaggaaatatatttaaaaaaacctaaaacacGCTCATACCGAAGAGCTGCTCCGTCATCGGCAGAGCCATTTACACAGCGCAGTTTGTCATGTACAGAACCATTCAGATGAACACACCGTGTGGTCTTTTCAGTTTGCAGGCCTCTTCCTCAAACAACTGCACAgaataaaaattgtatttctgAATCAGCATTAATACTCTCAAACGACACAATTCTGAACTCATTTTTATCCCGAACCCCGTAATcttacaacaaataaaaatgttgaccatttacaaacacattttactACATGATTGGTAAAAATAAACTGTTTACAAAGTTGCCAAAATGCAAGGGATGTGCATAGGTCTTTTTTATCCCCCTCTCCTGGTCACCGGCTCCACCTGTTTGAATGTGTTCATCCAGACGAATGGAATGTTTTCTGCTGCGGGGGACGGTCTGAACACAGCTAACACTGACAGCATGGACGCTCGTGAATGTTCACATGCATGAGATCTCATTCAAATCTCTAAAACATTTATGTGCGTCTTTAGAGAGACAGTATCCACGTGTAGAGGAGGGTGAAATGGGAGAAACAAACCAAACAAAGGCAAAGGGTTGAAAGCTGAATGGCAGAGTTGTGCTAAAGCAGCTGGGCTCTGCCGCATGGATAATGTGGGATTATGTGTAATGGCTGAGTTAATGGACGGCTGGACAGATGAAAGCTGTGAGGATTCTGCTGTTGGAATACCACACTTTCAGTCTGGTACTAACAGAAATACTGGTAGACAAACTACTAAAATATTCCTTTCAGGAAAATGCATCATTTAGGATACTGTCTCTTTAAATCAAACGTCTACAAAATGTTGCCTCCTAGCTATATAGACATGacaatatttagtcatttattttattgattttttttcattaatacaaCACTACGTCTAGGTAGTCTGTGAGGGGCCAAGACTGGGCTCACTGCAGGTACATCGATCTTGCTGTTAGACTTCAGAAGTGGGCTTCTGTTTGCATCATGGGAAagttgcaaggtttttttttcttccttcttcTTGCAGAGATGCACAACGTATGAGGTTATGAAGGGTATAAGGTTACAGGTCGGTTTGCTGTTTTAGTAGACCCAGGACACTGGAACCCACTGGGCCGTGGTGCAAACCAGGTCTATGGCTTCCTCCAGGAGCCGAATAGTCTCGTCAATCTCATTATTAATGATGGTTTGGTCAAAATAGTGTGCGTATGTCTTCTGGAGGATCTCGGACTCCTTCTGCAGCCTCTGTAATGACTCGTCCTGCAGCACAAAGAAGAAGAGTAAGCAAAAGTGAAGATGAGAGGGAAAAAAGGGCCTTTTGTAACGTGCCCATGTAAGAAAAGTTCAGTTATGATCCTTAAGATATAAATGGAGGATGGGAGAGTTGGGAAGGATGGTACTAGTGTATTTATACAAtatcattcagaagtttggggtcggtaagatattTTCACCAAGCCTAcatttctttaataataaaagataataatacttcagtcttcagaatcacactatccttcagaaatctatgtctaaaactgttatatatatatatatataaatatatatgtatatatatatttgtttttgaaaattgGAAAACAAGTTTTTTCCTGTGGATTTTgctaaaatattaatgcattcttgtaaaaaaaagtattgatttcttaaaaaaaaaaaaaaatatatatatatatatatataaaaaaaaaaaatttaaattaaaaatgtaaaaaaaaatgtaattcctactgaccccaaacttttaaacggtaaTAAGTAGTAAGATGTGGATCAGGGTTTTCTTAAAAACAGCCTTCTGTCCAATTGACCTTAGTTATAAAGGTCATAAAGGAAGTGGACTTGTTTGGGAAGAGCTTTGTAAGCACTAGGATCTAGTTGACTTCCTGTCATACTCACAGGCAGCTTCCTGCACCATCTGGGAAGCTGAGCGTGATGTGAGGAAAGTTAGAAGAAATTATAAAACATGCCAAAAAAGGTGCAtgcaacaagaaagaaagaaagagcgagCGGCTAAAGAGAGATGTAGCTGAATGAAAGAAGGAAGAGAAGTCAGGTGTTGTTCTGTCAGTGAGAACTCCTGATCTCACCTCGTTCATGCCAGGAGTGATGGTTGGTGCAGCAATGAAAACCACATAGGGAGCAAATTCAGCTGTCCGTAAAACCTTCAGTGCCTGAGAACATTTCAACACAAGACTGTTATTACACTACATCATATCTCCCCATCATATGTGTCTTAATATACTGTAACTGAGATATGGTATTCAATTATGATTAAGATGCAATCAAATTAGTCAGTTTTCTATATATAAAGTTTCAGCTTCTTCTTTTCTCCTGAATAAATGCAGAGGGCAGTTAAAGGTTGACCTGCGGCTCTACGTCCAGTATGGCTACGAGTCCCTGCTCATGGATCTTGCGTATTGTCTCCAACCGCGTGCCGTACATTGCGTCCTCGTGGCTGCCGTACTCCAGGTAATCGTTGTTGGAGATGTCCTGCATCATTTGGTCGTGGGATACAAAGAAATAATTCTTGCCGTTCTCTTCATCTTTCTTTGGAGGTCTGGTTGTGTCTTTTGGGACAGAAATTAGTTTGAGTTTGAGTTGAGCAGCAACCAATTGGTTGAGCAATCATGTGGACAGTTAGAGACATCGATTTGGGAAGGTTTCTTACGTGGAATGGGATAAGCAAATCTGTCTGGGTGTTTGGTGATGAGTGTGTTCTTGATGTGTCTTCGGCCAACACCGTGAGCACCTGGCAGTCGACAGCAAACCACACATGTAAGAGATGTGCTTCATGCCAACTAACTAAGGTAAGATGTGGATTTAAACCAAGATCTACATACATACCTAGTAAAACTAATGTTTTCCTCTTGAATGCTGGCAACTTCACTACTTCCTCATATGTGACCAGATCTAGTTGAtcaaacactaaaacaaaaacgAACACAAGATTATTATTTAATAGCAGGGAGGGATTGATCTTAAATTTCAAAAACGGTTTGCTGTTGTCATtagacttacaaaaaaaaaaaaaaaaaaacggtttaaacataaaaaacaaatgtggACTCTTACAAAGGAAAGGGGGATGTTTTTGGGTAATTTGTGTTTAGGCCGCTTATGTAATGCTACAGGCCTGATGGGGGATTTAATACTGTGTCTGACTGACATTCAATCTCCACCGCAGCAGTGTGTTCAAATGCAGCGCAGAAGCTGAGCTGAGAAAACACATCCCAGCCGCTCACACTTGGCATTTCTGCATATTCAAACTTGTCACCAATGTCAAACATGGAGATATTCTGGATGCACAATTCCCCTATTTTTACATTACCATTGCCATCATCTCATGCAcggttaatctttaaaaacaatatgACTTT comes from the Carassius gibelio isolate Cgi1373 ecotype wild population from Czech Republic chromosome B9, carGib1.2-hapl.c, whole genome shotgun sequence genome and includes:
- the nyx gene encoding nyctalopin, encoding MCSIIIAVYFLLFLLPPHALALWACTRSCPPSCTCTQEKSCSILCDHVSMMDLPKEFPCEAASINLDKNSIKFLSERAFGTLPSLKTLSLNHNNISFITPGAFKGLPNLLELKLAHNEYIRYLHTRSFTALKRLVRLDLSDCNLFSMPDRIFLEQISLKELLCFQNNFRRVPGALRGMENLTHVYLERNKIEAVAYNSLLGLTNLKYLNLQENRINVIHDEAFKDLVRLENFYLNDNLLVDLPQQAFKGLSNLKMLNLGGNMLTNVSKAWFSDLVELEVLYLDRNRLSYIEEGAFENLTSLITLHLNSNNLTSLPFSVFQPIYLIGRLYLFRNPWECTCDLEWLREWMESYKLVRDIPCASPSSVAGLDLSEVVFAHLNGTCLDPPELNLTTTLPENSTVENKFNSFISKLLEQELREEMVNITDGLRNGTQQDPAESQVSSGRGLFGAPRSVFLLVILIQVQTDCINAS